The Acinetobacter shaoyimingii DNA segment TGGCTATTCCCTTGTCGATATTCTTACATGCGTTGAATGAGGAAAGGACTAGAACTTCCTCAAATTTCATAAAGAGCTTCAACATCCTAACAAGAGAATAGACTGCCATTGGCTTGGGTTTAGGCCACAGTTGTGCTTTTTGATTCGATCAAACCATTCATACTTAGAATGTGCATAGACCTGTATATGATTAAATTTTATCATGGGATAGTTCGAAGAAATGGTTTATTTTTCTACTAGAAAATAGTTTTTTCCTATAAGTTTTTAATAAGCAACTGAATTGAATATATCTGTTTGTTTTTGCTTGAAATGCTATAAATTTTAATAAGCTAATGAAAAGATTTAGCTTAGTGATTGAAATGAAGTGGCATACAATTGTGGCGAAGGAGTGTGATTAAAATGACGATATTAAATGTTGCACAGCGTGGTGAAGCAATTTTAAGTATTGTTGCATCTCCAGTGACACAGCAAGAAATAAGCAGTGAATGGATCAAACAACTGACATCAGCAATGTTTGATACCATGCTTGAACGGCAAGGTGTTGGGATCGCTGCACCACAAGTCTATGTCTCAAAACGTATAATAATCGTCGCGTCACGTCCGAACTTACGCTATCCAGATGCACCTGAAATGCAGCCCATCGTGATGATCAATCCAGAAATTACCCAACATTCTGAAAAAACCGTTGTGGGGGAAGAAGGCTGTCTGAGTGTGCCTAATGAGCGAGGGCAGGTTGCCAGAGCAGAAGTGATCAGTGTTCGTTATTTGAATTTAGAAGGACATATGGTCAGTCAGGAATTTGAAGGTTTTCCAGCCCGTGTTGTGCAACATGAAATTGATCATCTGGATGGAATTTTATTTGTTGAACGAATCAAATAAGTGAAAAATAAAATAATTAGACTGTGAAAAATCATCATACTTTGATCAAAATTGACAATAAAATGATATTTTTAGTATTAGCAATTGACCCTCATAAAATGGTATACATATTATAAAATGGAATGGGTTTTACAGGCTTAGGTAGAACACATCACTTTATAATAATCATGAGCGTACTTTCATAACAGCATTGACCAATTCCTCTTTATTATTCTGCTTTTGGGATAAATTAAAGTAATTATGAAAGCACTCTATTATGACCATGAAATCGAATGAAACTTTACTTATTATTAAAAAAAAGCATTATTCGTGGCTATAAAAATGTCAAATTTCATTTGTTTGAAACTGACAATGTACTTATTTATTGGCCAAATTTTAGTAAGGGTATCCTATTATTAGGTTTTGCTCTATTGGTGTTAATGG contains these protein-coding regions:
- the def gene encoding peptide deformylase produces the protein MTILNVAQRGEAILSIVASPVTQQEISSEWIKQLTSAMFDTMLERQGVGIAAPQVYVSKRIIIVASRPNLRYPDAPEMQPIVMINPEITQHSEKTVVGEEGCLSVPNERGQVARAEVISVRYLNLEGHMVSQEFEGFPARVVQHEIDHLDGILFVERIK